Proteins encoded within one genomic window of Gloeobacter kilaueensis JS1:
- a CDS encoding DUF2499 domain-containing protein, translating to MHALSLPTWIIHVASVLEWTLAIVLIARYSTHRGAGAFRVLCWGMLPALIGAMAVLSWHYFDNGAELAYLGTVQAAMTLVGNVTLALAAFWIDRDSRRGRENRL from the coding sequence ATGCACGCCCTGTCGCTGCCCACCTGGATCATTCATGTCGCGAGCGTTCTTGAGTGGACGCTGGCGATTGTCCTCATCGCCCGTTACAGCACCCACCGGGGTGCGGGAGCCTTTCGGGTGCTCTGCTGGGGCATGTTACCGGCGCTCATCGGAGCGATGGCGGTATTGAGTTGGCACTACTTCGACAACGGGGCTGAACTGGCTTACCTGGGTACGGTGCAGGCGGCGATGACCCTGGTAGGCAACGTCACGCTGGCGCTTGCCGCTTTCTGGATCGACCGCGACAGCCGCCGGGGCAGGGAAAATCGCCTGTGA
- a CDS encoding ABC transporter ATP-binding protein, whose protein sequence is MDSLIRVADLGFRPPGQSDWVIQGVQLQLAAGEIVLVAGPTGSGKSTLLGAIAGIVPAHTGGTLTGEIQLDGQSLGSLSVRERSRSIGTVLQNVEVQIFTDRVWEELAFGLENLNVPPDLIAVQIEGALKDFALTSQSDWPVARLSAGQKQRLVLASVLAMNQPVLLLDEPFAYLDRSGSAFLLELLAERARAGQAILLVEHRLELVRSLAQRSYHFAGGALLAGLPPPETAAAAAVPTGSVGPVVLESARLSYGGYPPLPDLQVRAGERVLLQGGNGCGKTTLLKLLSGLLTPASGTLTILGVDALRQPVTRRARQVGFVLQNPNHQLFADTAQGELAQPGVGAALVEQLLEQLDLTAEGSRHPQSLSQGQKRRLALGAVLARQPRILLLDEITVGQDPRSLALMLAALERFSAGGGALILTSHDPAAARLASQVVAL, encoded by the coding sequence GTGGACAGCCTGATTAGGGTTGCGGATCTGGGTTTTCGCCCCCCCGGTCAGTCGGACTGGGTCATACAGGGCGTCCAGCTGCAACTGGCTGCCGGTGAGATCGTTCTGGTGGCCGGTCCCACCGGCAGCGGCAAAAGCACACTGCTGGGAGCAATTGCTGGAATCGTCCCTGCCCACACCGGCGGCACCCTCACCGGCGAGATCCAGCTTGATGGCCAGTCGCTGGGATCGCTCAGTGTGCGCGAGCGCAGCCGCTCGATCGGCACCGTCCTGCAAAACGTCGAGGTGCAGATCTTCACCGATCGCGTCTGGGAGGAGCTGGCCTTTGGCCTTGAGAATCTGAACGTGCCGCCCGATCTGATCGCAGTGCAGATCGAGGGTGCCCTCAAGGATTTTGCCCTCACATCACAGTCGGACTGGCCCGTTGCCCGCCTCTCCGCCGGGCAGAAGCAAAGACTGGTGCTCGCCAGTGTGCTGGCGATGAACCAGCCGGTTCTGTTGCTCGACGAACCCTTCGCCTACCTCGATCGTTCGGGCAGCGCGTTTTTATTGGAACTGCTCGCTGAACGCGCCCGCGCCGGTCAGGCGATTTTGCTGGTGGAGCATCGCTTGGAGCTGGTGCGCTCACTGGCACAGCGCAGCTACCACTTCGCGGGCGGTGCGCTGCTCGCTGGCCTGCCACCGCCCGAGACTGCCGCTGCGGCGGCTGTCCCTACCGGGTCCGTCGGCCCGGTGGTGCTCGAAAGCGCCAGGCTCAGCTACGGCGGCTATCCGCCGCTGCCGGATCTACAGGTCCGTGCCGGGGAGAGGGTTCTGCTCCAGGGAGGCAACGGCTGCGGCAAGACGACGTTGCTCAAACTCTTGAGCGGCCTGCTCACCCCTGCTTCCGGCACGCTCACGATCCTGGGGGTGGACGCCCTGCGGCAGCCTGTGACCCGCCGCGCCCGCCAGGTCGGCTTTGTGCTCCAGAATCCCAACCACCAGCTCTTTGCCGACACCGCCCAGGGCGAGCTTGCCCAGCCCGGCGTAGGCGCTGCCCTCGTCGAGCAGCTTCTGGAGCAACTGGATCTGACGGCTGAAGGTTCCCGCCATCCCCAGTCACTCTCCCAGGGACAGAAGCGCCGTCTGGCTCTGGGGGCGGTCCTCGCCCGCCAGCCGCGCATTCTGCTGCTCGATGAGATCACTGTCGGTCAAGATCCGCGCTCCCTGGCGCTGATGCTCGCTGCTCTCGAACGCTTCAGCGCCGGAGGCGGTGCCCTCATCCTCACCAGCCACGATCCGGCGGCGGCCCGGCTGGCCAGCCAGGTCGTCGCCCTGTAA
- a CDS encoding cytochrome b6/f complex subunit IV — translation MYTQQEKQSLSRERAPGRLLNPRFFDVGVVIIACIGIALVLTVFEPPRLVDAYDVFATPEVLPEWYLLPAFAIIKSLPAKIIGLVGLGALVAGLFALPFLPDLSKRVPGGPWLGRAAFIAIHLSVVLLGFLTLR, via the coding sequence ATGTATACGCAGCAAGAAAAGCAAAGCTTATCTAGAGAGCGTGCCCCTGGCCGCCTCCTCAACCCGCGCTTCTTCGATGTCGGGGTTGTGATCATCGCCTGCATCGGGATTGCCCTGGTGCTCACCGTCTTCGAGCCACCGAGGCTGGTGGATGCCTACGATGTCTTTGCCACGCCGGAAGTGCTGCCGGAGTGGTATTTGCTTCCGGCCTTTGCGATCATCAAGTCGCTCCCGGCCAAGATCATTGGCCTTGTCGGTCTGGGAGCGCTAGTAGCAGGTCTATTTGCCCTGCCCTTCTTGCCGGATCTCAGCAAGCGCGTACCTGGCGGTCCCTGGCTGGGACGGGCTGCTTTTATCGCCATTCACCTGAGCGTCGTCCTCCTCGGTTTTCTCACCCTGCGCTAA
- a CDS encoding TolC family protein — protein MRIRSLALLVAFSSALTPVYAQTTGSSPADVSRTAAAANTTASDLTPSTASAALDTPIRKPDMPTIPAQPLQLRIQATRPLKLQDAVSLVLDRNPQLLTARYAVDRAEAVKRQAEAALFPTVSLNVNYTYSQSPQSAISRALISGESSSTTGPSTLAQGIQFLNTAGFTPAESSALSSLLFSSSGSGINNAFLSESATITGTAAINWTIFSSGLVGSNILAAEESLKATRLQYETTRQDLINTVIGAYYDLQTADGNVQIGDAAVKSNQASVRDARAQEQAGTGTRFAVLQAEVNLANAVQQKLSADNQREISQRNLARLLNYATPTAVEAVDPIEEAGTWNLGLEETIMRALNQRTELAYQDSLRRSAKATQAAAYASISPQVNVFLNGQFFDNLIDRSVGIFTGYTIGAQIQWNAFDGGAAVAQADQAIATARTAEANFIDTFNTVRYSVESSISSLTTARQQIDTATTAVASAEEALRLARLRFQAGVGTQTDVLIADTSLTQARVNRLTAVISYNRALASIRRSVGIL, from the coding sequence ATGAGAATCCGTAGTCTGGCGCTGCTCGTTGCCTTCAGTTCTGCCCTGACGCCGGTCTATGCCCAGACGACCGGCTCCTCCCCAGCTGACGTTTCGCGAACAGCGGCAGCAGCGAATACGACGGCAAGCGACCTTACCCCCAGCACCGCTTCTGCCGCTCTAGACACGCCGATTCGCAAACCGGATATGCCGACGATTCCGGCCCAGCCTCTGCAACTGCGGATCCAGGCCACCCGGCCCCTCAAGTTGCAGGATGCCGTGAGCCTCGTTCTCGATCGCAATCCCCAACTGCTCACAGCCCGCTACGCGGTCGATCGCGCCGAGGCGGTCAAGCGCCAGGCGGAGGCGGCACTGTTTCCGACCGTCTCCTTGAATGTCAACTACACCTACAGCCAGTCGCCCCAATCGGCGATCTCGCGGGCACTTATCTCCGGTGAGTCCTCCTCGACCACCGGTCCCTCTACCCTCGCCCAGGGCATACAATTTTTGAACACCGCCGGTTTCACGCCTGCCGAGTCGTCCGCACTTTCCAGCCTGCTTTTCAGCTCCTCCGGTTCCGGCATCAACAACGCCTTTCTCTCTGAGAGCGCCACGATCACTGGCACCGCCGCCATCAACTGGACGATCTTCTCCAGCGGTCTGGTGGGCAGCAACATCCTCGCTGCCGAGGAGAGTCTTAAGGCGACTCGCCTGCAGTACGAGACCACCCGCCAGGATCTGATCAATACGGTGATCGGCGCTTACTACGACCTGCAGACCGCCGATGGCAACGTGCAGATAGGTGACGCGGCTGTCAAAAGCAACCAGGCGAGTGTGCGCGACGCCCGTGCCCAGGAGCAGGCGGGTACCGGCACCCGCTTCGCCGTGCTTCAGGCAGAAGTCAACCTCGCCAACGCTGTCCAGCAAAAATTAAGTGCCGACAACCAGCGCGAAATCAGCCAGCGCAACCTCGCCCGCCTGCTCAACTACGCCACACCGACGGCGGTCGAAGCGGTCGATCCGATCGAAGAGGCCGGTACCTGGAATCTGGGATTAGAAGAGACGATCATGCGCGCCCTCAACCAGCGCACCGAACTGGCGTACCAGGACTCCCTGCGCCGCTCCGCCAAAGCCACCCAGGCGGCGGCCTACGCCTCGATCTCCCCCCAGGTGAATGTCTTTTTGAACGGCCAGTTCTTCGACAACCTGATCGACCGCTCGGTGGGCATCTTTACCGGCTACACCATCGGGGCTCAGATCCAGTGGAACGCCTTCGACGGTGGAGCCGCCGTTGCCCAGGCGGATCAGGCGATCGCCACCGCCCGCACCGCTGAGGCCAACTTTATCGATACGTTCAACACCGTCCGCTACAGCGTCGAGTCCTCGATTTCGAGTTTGACGACCGCCCGCCAGCAGATCGACACCGCCACCACCGCCGTCGCCAGCGCCGAAGAGGCTCTGCGCCTCGCTCGCCTGCGCTTTCAAGCGGGAGTCGGTACCCAGACCGATGTGCTGATTGCCGACACCTCCCTCACCCAGGCGCGGGTCAACCGTCTGACGGCGGTGATCAGCTATAACCGGGCTCTCGCCTCGATTCGCCGCTCGGTGGGCATTCTGTAA
- a CDS encoding ExbD/TolR family protein, with product MAIQSAGRRGRRSRAGFNEINITPLTDVFLVLVIILLITAPLIQNSGLKVDLPSSATGDKPEQKKSLLVGVDKDGKFSVNGAVVPEDNLLPTIRREAEVTGQKVLIVQADADARQKNVVKVMDAARQAGLEKLVVATQPSK from the coding sequence ATGGCCATTCAAAGTGCGGGCCGCCGTGGCCGCCGCAGCCGAGCCGGCTTTAACGAGATCAACATCACTCCCCTCACCGACGTTTTCCTGGTGCTGGTGATTATCCTACTGATTACTGCTCCTCTGATTCAAAACAGCGGCCTCAAAGTAGACCTGCCCAGCTCCGCCACCGGCGACAAGCCCGAGCAAAAAAAGAGCCTGCTGGTGGGCGTCGATAAAGATGGCAAATTCTCTGTCAACGGTGCAGTTGTCCCCGAAGACAACCTGTTGCCGACGATTCGCCGCGAAGCGGAGGTGACCGGCCAGAAGGTGCTGATCGTCCAGGCCGACGCCGATGCCCGCCAGAAAAATGTCGTCAAGGTGATGGATGCCGCCCGTCAGGCCGGTCTCGAAAAGCTGGTTGTTGCTACCCAGCCCAGCAAGTAA
- a CDS encoding 2-aminoethanethiol dioxygenase yields MKRRETLDVARNSLASLMIGLPLCIWNTEFACAVQSLTWPEFITRLTKLVSSQFSSDWNQDSYVDSVCRKIALLDLDGLPLSPIKQGRIEFQSLYKVNSFEVTQIAFDQGCRIPPHNHPGMTGVLTCLSGKLRVINYELTSEGQLKQVADVVLRQSEVSVLTANKHNIHQVIAVTPCVVMDIFTPPYNTERERKTKWYGN; encoded by the coding sequence ATGAAAAGACGAGAAACTCTTGATGTTGCACGGAATTCTTTAGCGTCATTAATGATTGGTCTACCTCTATGTATATGGAACACTGAGTTTGCATGTGCTGTTCAATCGCTTACCTGGCCTGAGTTTATTACTAGATTAACCAAGCTTGTATCCAGTCAGTTTTCTTCTGACTGGAATCAGGATTCCTACGTTGACTCTGTCTGCAGGAAAATTGCACTGCTAGATTTAGATGGGTTGCCGTTATCGCCTATAAAGCAAGGGCGAATTGAGTTTCAATCTTTATATAAAGTGAATTCTTTTGAAGTTACTCAGATTGCTTTTGATCAAGGATGCAGAATACCACCACATAATCATCCAGGAATGACAGGCGTGCTCACCTGCCTGAGTGGTAAGTTGAGAGTGATCAATTATGAATTAACTTCAGAGGGACAGCTCAAACAGGTTGCGGATGTCGTTCTAAGGCAATCTGAGGTTAGCGTACTAACTGCCAACAAGCACAATATTCATCAAGTAATTGCTGTTACTCCCTGCGTCGTCATGGATATCTTCACGCCACCTTATAACACTGAGAGAGAACGCAAAACGAAGTGGTATGGGAATTGA
- a CDS encoding MotA/TolQ/ExbB proton channel family protein, which translates to MPNNFLSDIYRFVVNDWWIAVPLLLCSVLTIAVVIERWLYINRNKRDVDRFIVRLQRELERSNLSGARNLSEQVGGVLGEVAEDGVRLLSVPRVNFEQAFDITINLGMRKFEKHLSVLGTIGAVAPFLGLLGTVVGILRSFQTFAGEGATSNKLAAEIGFALIATAAGLIVAIASVVAYNAFQNIVAQFEDDFQLLKLLFLNFTDVAELEAEPVEETISQQ; encoded by the coding sequence ATGCCCAACAATTTTCTCTCCGATATTTACCGCTTTGTTGTCAACGATTGGTGGATTGCTGTTCCTTTGCTGCTGTGCTCGGTACTGACTATTGCTGTCGTCATCGAGCGCTGGCTCTACATCAACCGCAACAAGCGCGACGTTGATCGCTTTATTGTCCGGCTTCAGCGTGAACTCGAGCGCAGTAATCTCTCCGGAGCGCGCAATCTCTCCGAACAGGTGGGTGGTGTGCTCGGGGAGGTGGCCGAAGATGGCGTGCGGCTGTTGTCGGTGCCCCGCGTCAACTTCGAACAGGCGTTCGACATCACGATCAACCTCGGGATGCGCAAGTTTGAAAAGCATCTGAGCGTCCTCGGCACGATCGGTGCCGTGGCTCCCTTTTTGGGCCTGTTGGGCACCGTCGTCGGTATTTTGCGCTCGTTTCAGACTTTCGCAGGTGAGGGAGCGACCAGCAACAAACTGGCCGCCGAAATCGGTTTCGCCCTTATTGCCACCGCCGCCGGCCTCATCGTCGCTATCGCCTCGGTCGTCGCCTACAACGCCTTTCAAAATATCGTCGCCCAGTTCGAGGACGATTTTCAGCTCCTCAAGCTGCTGTTTCTCAACTTTACCGACGTCGCCGAACTCGAAGCCGAGCCGGTCGAAGAAACCATCTCCCAGCAGTAG
- a CDS encoding peptidoglycan DD-metalloendopeptidase family protein, which translates to MPVAHQVGEYMVKSAVQTVSQAKTPLPSRIARRKFRIGWYTAAAVALVSGAIVVARLSAPIEPVADANLVAVLQQNTQAKYVAALVVVSDSEHWLDGRRSVVTHTVAADDTLDTLARSYGLRPSSIALSNSLDLTQPLAVGHRLLIPPVDGLVYRVEGRDTLAAIAERFAVPATAIAKATGPSLQDFISPGQLLVIPGEATALTRRADGASVSAAPAATLAALSLVRPSHPTNGHGYTWPVQGYVGSPYGWRGGRMHEGIDIVGPMGSPVVAARTGVVVYAGWMSGGFGNAVDIRHEDGIVSRYAHLSRVTAQPGQSIEAGQTLGARGCTGRCTGPHLHFEIHQGGRAVNPLPFLR; encoded by the coding sequence GTGCCAGTAGCGCATCAGGTGGGGGAGTACATGGTGAAATCGGCGGTCCAGACAGTCTCACAGGCAAAAACTCCCCTGCCCTCCCGGATCGCCCGCCGAAAGTTTCGGATTGGCTGGTATACGGCGGCGGCAGTTGCACTGGTAAGCGGCGCAATTGTAGTCGCCCGGCTGAGTGCGCCGATAGAGCCGGTGGCCGATGCCAATCTGGTGGCCGTCCTGCAGCAGAATACCCAGGCAAAGTACGTCGCCGCCCTGGTCGTCGTCAGCGACAGCGAGCACTGGCTCGATGGTCGCCGCTCGGTGGTCACCCACACGGTTGCCGCCGACGATACCCTCGATACCCTCGCCCGCAGCTATGGCTTGAGACCCAGCTCGATTGCGCTTTCTAACAGTCTTGATTTGACCCAGCCGCTGGCAGTAGGCCACAGGCTGTTGATTCCGCCCGTCGATGGTCTGGTCTACAGAGTCGAAGGACGCGATACCCTCGCGGCGATTGCCGAACGCTTTGCTGTTCCCGCAACCGCGATCGCGAAGGCGACCGGTCCGAGTCTGCAGGATTTTATCAGTCCCGGCCAGTTGCTGGTGATTCCTGGCGAAGCGACCGCTCTGACCAGACGCGCCGACGGAGCCAGTGTGTCAGCTGCGCCCGCTGCCACCCTCGCAGCCCTCAGTCTGGTCCGGCCCTCCCATCCGACCAACGGGCACGGCTACACCTGGCCAGTACAGGGCTACGTCGGTTCTCCCTACGGCTGGCGGGGGGGGCGGATGCACGAGGGCATCGACATCGTTGGCCCCATGGGTTCGCCCGTCGTCGCTGCCCGCACCGGGGTCGTCGTCTACGCCGGCTGGATGTCCGGTGGGTTTGGCAACGCCGTCGATATCCGCCACGAAGATGGCATCGTCAGCCGCTACGCCCATCTTTCGCGGGTGACAGCCCAACCCGGTCAATCGATCGAGGCTGGCCAGACCCTCGGAGCACGGGGCTGCACCGGGCGCTGCACTGGACCCCACCTGCACTTTGAGATCCACCAGGGGGGCCGGGCGGTCAACCCACTGCCTTTTTTGCGTTAG
- a CDS encoding 2,3-bisphosphoglycerate-dependent phosphoglycerate mutase yields the protein MALLVMVRHGQSLWNLENRFTGWTDVPLTEKGKEEARTCGELLHCVRFDIAFTSKLSRAQQTLQLLLAAAGQSDVPVIEDEALNERHYGELQGLNKAETAAKFGAETVQRWRRGFEDRPPGGESLKDTAVRSLRYFYSAIVPELATGKNVIVSAHGNTIRAILMELDHLSPAQVEKVEIEYCVPIAFEARSDGSFAQVLLPRCDLVSAPQPPARRIGSS from the coding sequence ATGGCACTGCTGGTCATGGTCCGCCACGGACAATCCCTCTGGAACCTCGAGAACCGCTTCACAGGCTGGACGGACGTGCCGCTCACCGAAAAAGGCAAGGAGGAGGCGCGCACCTGCGGTGAACTCCTCCACTGTGTGCGCTTTGACATCGCCTTTACCTCCAAGCTCAGCCGCGCCCAGCAGACGCTGCAGCTGTTGCTGGCCGCCGCCGGTCAATCCGACGTGCCGGTGATCGAGGACGAAGCGCTCAACGAGCGCCACTACGGCGAACTGCAGGGCCTCAACAAGGCCGAGACCGCCGCCAAATTTGGCGCAGAAACGGTCCAGCGCTGGCGGCGCGGCTTCGAGGACCGCCCTCCCGGCGGCGAGAGTCTCAAAGATACAGCTGTGCGCTCATTGCGCTACTTTTACAGTGCCATTGTTCCAGAACTGGCAACTGGCAAGAACGTGATTGTCAGCGCCCACGGCAACACCATCCGGGCGATCTTGATGGAACTTGACCACCTCAGCCCCGCGCAGGTCGAAAAAGTCGAGATCGAATACTGCGTGCCGATCGCCTTCGAGGCCCGATCGGACGGCAGCTTTGCCCAGGTGCTGCTGCCCCGCTGCGACCTCGTAAGCGCGCCCCAGCCCCCGGCCCGCCGGATCGGCAGTTCCTAG
- a CDS encoding cytochrome b N-terminal domain-containing protein, with amino-acid sequence MDVSDRSGERFKLFLPYLSSATVTFLVLALVTGVLLGAHFVPTMEAYDSTRSITGELNFGWAIRGLHWWSSSLTLICSLTFTSLAFWYGYFRGPAKWLWLSGLALGLLLLGANVTGYYLPLDQNAYWRLVIEANLFADVPVLGSAIKYFLLGGSAVSTASIVRINWLHSVVLPVFTLIALVCHVYAARKAKLI; translated from the coding sequence ATGGATGTTTCTGACCGCTCCGGGGAGCGCTTCAAACTGTTTTTACCTTATCTGTCGTCGGCGACGGTTACTTTTTTGGTCCTTGCCCTGGTGACGGGCGTACTGCTCGGAGCCCACTTCGTGCCGACGATGGAGGCTTACGATTCGACCCGGAGCATCACCGGCGAGCTCAACTTTGGCTGGGCGATCCGGGGTCTGCACTGGTGGTCGAGCAGCCTCACCCTCATCTGCAGCCTGACTTTCACGAGCCTGGCCTTCTGGTACGGTTATTTTCGTGGCCCGGCAAAGTGGCTCTGGCTGAGCGGTCTTGCCCTGGGTCTGTTGCTTTTGGGCGCGAATGTCACAGGCTACTACTTGCCGCTCGATCAAAACGCCTACTGGCGGCTCGTGATCGAGGCAAATTTGTTTGCCGACGTGCCCGTGCTCGGTTCGGCGATCAAATATTTTTTGCTGGGCGGCTCCGCCGTCAGCACCGCGAGCATCGTCCGCATCAACTGGTTGCACAGCGTTGTCTTGCCCGTGTTTACCCTGATTGCCCTGGTGTGCCATGTATACGCAGCAAGAAAAGCAAAGCTTATCTAG
- a CDS encoding CsbD family protein, producing the protein MSIEKRAEATAKDVQGKIQEAWGDLTDDPQQELEGKAKQVEASAEHKKEDLKDAAKRTIDNV; encoded by the coding sequence ATGAGTATCGAGAAGCGTGCTGAGGCTACAGCCAAGGACGTGCAGGGCAAAATCCAGGAAGCCTGGGGCGATTTGACCGACGATCCACAACAGGAACTGGAAGGCAAAGCCAAGCAGGTTGAGGCGAGCGCCGAGCACAAAAAAGAAGATCTAAAAGACGCAGCCAAGCGCACGATCGACAACGTCTAA
- a CDS encoding phosphodiesterase, whose amino-acid sequence MKVEPQLNFVQISDVHLRPTDGRSGWWLSERPEALLQMAVERVWTLGAVDFVVFTGDLFDKAEAAALDQFQAIVRELPCPYYVCVGNHDVVGKPWPGRLTKQTFAEKLGLPEKLFYSVAVKPGYRLVVLDTVPELFPHAQGRLMAEQMDWLRWQLLVHRDEKLVIAMHHPPVASPYFRDFRLNPNDGIQLAELIAASPNVVAVLSGHLHLPRRWSYRRRPYFSAPSLGGPPNAFRHFRLEVGADAAQLRYDWIAVLPEAERRPLWYPLSLGRRRDRRGRYRLRLPIFNRQLRRLNAAS is encoded by the coding sequence GTGAAGGTCGAGCCCCAACTGAATTTTGTGCAGATCTCCGATGTCCACCTGCGGCCCACCGATGGCCGTTCGGGCTGGTGGCTCTCCGAGCGGCCCGAGGCGCTGTTGCAGATGGCGGTCGAGAGGGTCTGGACGCTGGGAGCGGTAGACTTTGTGGTCTTTACAGGCGATCTATTCGACAAGGCGGAGGCGGCAGCGCTCGATCAGTTCCAGGCGATCGTCCGGGAGCTGCCCTGTCCGTACTACGTCTGCGTCGGCAACCACGATGTCGTCGGCAAACCCTGGCCGGGTCGGCTCACCAAGCAGACGTTCGCCGAAAAGCTGGGGCTGCCCGAAAAACTGTTCTACAGTGTCGCGGTCAAGCCAGGTTATCGGCTCGTCGTACTCGACACGGTGCCAGAATTGTTCCCCCACGCCCAGGGGCGGCTCATGGCCGAGCAGATGGACTGGCTGCGCTGGCAGCTGCTCGTCCACCGCGACGAAAAATTGGTTATCGCCATGCACCACCCGCCGGTGGCCTCCCCTTACTTCCGCGATTTCAGGCTCAATCCCAACGACGGCATCCAGCTTGCTGAGTTGATTGCCGCCTCGCCGAACGTCGTCGCCGTGCTCAGCGGGCACCTGCACCTGCCCCGGCGCTGGAGTTACCGGCGGCGGCCCTACTTCAGCGCCCCTTCGCTCGGGGGACCACCCAACGCCTTTCGCCACTTCCGGCTGGAGGTGGGGGCGGATGCGGCCCAGCTCCGCTACGACTGGATCGCGGTTTTGCCGGAAGCAGAGCGGCGGCCCCTCTGGTATCCGCTGAGCCTCGGTCGCCGCCGCGACCGGCGAGGCCGCTACCGCCTCAGACTGCCGATCTTCAACCGCCAGCTCCGACGATTGAACGCCGCTTCTTAG
- a CDS encoding photosystem II reaction center X protein, protein MTPTLSNFLWSIFWGGAVVAIGAAALTVISRLDRIR, encoded by the coding sequence GTGACGCCGACGCTGAGCAACTTTTTGTGGAGCATCTTCTGGGGTGGTGCGGTCGTTGCCATCGGTGCCGCTGCCCTGACGGTGATCTCGCGCCTCGATCGCATCCGCTAG
- a CDS encoding energy-coupling factor transporter transmembrane component T family protein: MAERTGFLSTINPLLKIGLSIVLTALAFVFKAVWANLLLVAVLLVLTFTSLRVRPSQVLGFAAFLIFFTVLSGLLSGNWGYASLGGVRLLVLLLPAPLLAATTPPADLVRAFQAVRLPAFLVLSLMLSWRFLPLIQQEAQRIVEANALRGVDLARQPQRWFSGLFTPLIFRMVSFADEVSIGLETRGYDPDAPRSTSRPLRWRRGDSLFVCGTLLWLAAVGYLEWTA; encoded by the coding sequence ATGGCTGAGCGAACCGGTTTTTTAAGCACGATCAACCCCCTCCTGAAGATCGGGCTGAGCATTGTTCTGACGGCTCTGGCCTTCGTCTTCAAAGCTGTCTGGGCCAATCTGCTCCTCGTCGCCGTGCTGCTGGTCCTCACCTTCACCTCCCTGCGCGTCCGCCCATCGCAGGTGCTGGGCTTTGCCGCTTTTTTGATCTTCTTTACGGTGCTGTCGGGTCTGCTCTCCGGAAATTGGGGGTACGCGAGTCTGGGGGGGGTTCGGCTTCTGGTGCTGCTGCTGCCGGCACCGCTGCTCGCTGCCACCACCCCGCCCGCCGACCTGGTGCGCGCCTTTCAGGCGGTGCGCCTGCCCGCCTTTCTGGTGCTGAGCCTGATGCTGAGCTGGCGCTTTTTGCCGCTCATCCAGCAGGAGGCCCAGCGCATCGTCGAGGCCAACGCCCTCAGGGGCGTCGATCTGGCCCGACAGCCGCAGCGGTGGTTTTCGGGCCTGTTTACACCGCTCATCTTCCGGATGGTCAGTTTTGCCGACGAGGTGAGCATCGGCCTTGAGACGCGAGGCTACGATCCTGATGCGCCCCGCAGCACCAGCCGACCGCTCCGCTGGCGGAGGGGCGACAGTCTTTTTGTCTGTGGAACGCTGCTCTGGCTTGCTGCGGTGGGGTACCTCGAGTGGACAGCCTGA